A DNA window from Choloepus didactylus isolate mChoDid1 chromosome 9, mChoDid1.pri, whole genome shotgun sequence contains the following coding sequences:
- the LOC119544118 gene encoding ubiquitin carboxyl-terminal hydrolase 16-like, with amino-acid sequence MGKKRTKGKTVPNDDSSESLEPVCRHIRKGLEQGNLKKALVNVEWNICQDCKMDNKVKDKSEEETEENPSVWLCLKCGHQGCGRNSQEQHALKHYLIPRSEPHCLVLNLDNWSVWCYMCDDEVQYCSSNRLGQVVDYVRKQAGITTPKTENGNIDLENKKLEKENKNEQEREKKENTTKENPSMNSTSQITVKGLSNLGNKCFFNAVMQNLSQTPVLRELLKEVKMSGTIVKIEPPDLALTEPLEINLEPPGPLTLAMSQFLNEMQETKKGIVTPKELFSQVCKKAVRFKGYQQQDSQELLRYLLDGMRAEEHQRVSKGILKAFGNSEKLDEELKNKVKDYEKKKSMPSFVDRIFGGELTSTIMCDECRTVSLVHESFLDLSLPVLDDQSGKKSINDKNLKKTMEDKDKDSEEEKDNDSYIKERNDIPSGISKHLQKKAKKQAKKQAKNQRRQQKIQGKVLHLSDVCTVDHPEDNECDGEMSLQEEMDNTSNHISQEYCVNQKDLNGQEKMVESVTDNQKFTEEADVKNVNMDKDLEVLASSSTECTMNLNGVKEESDGEVDISSGFKNLSLSAALQPDEINIEILNDSHTLGTRIYEVVNEDPETAFCTLANREAFNTDECSIQHCLYQFTRNEKLQDANKLLCEVCARRQYNGPKANVKGERKHVYTNARKQMLISLVPPVLTLHLKRFQQAGFNLRKINKHIKFPEILDLAPFCTLKCKNVAEEKTRVLYSLYGVVEHSGTMRSGHYTAYAKARTANSQLSNLVLHGDIPQDFEMESTKGQWFHISDTHVQAVPTSKVLNSQAYLLFYERIL; translated from the exons ATGGGAAAGAAACGGACAAAGGGAAAAACTGTTCCAAATGATGATTCTTCTGAATCTTTAGAACCTGTGTGCAGACACATTAGAAAAGGACTGGAACAAGGTAACTTGAAAAAGGCTTTAGTGAACGTGGAATGGAATATTTGCCAAGATTGTAAGATGGAcaataaagtaaaagataaatctgaagaggaaacagaggaaaACCCTTCAGTTTGGCTATGTCTTAAATGTGGCCATCAG GGCTGTGGCAGAAATTCTCAGGAGCAGCATGCCTTGAAGCACTATTTGATACCAAGATCTGAACCTCACTGTCTGGTTCTTAATTTGGATAACTGGAGTGTATGGTGTTACATGTGTGATGATGAGGTCCAATATTGTAGTTCAAATCGATTGGGGCAGGTGGTTGATTATGTTAGAAAACAAGCTGGCATTACAactccaaaaacagaaaatgggaACATTgatcttgaaaataaaaaattagaaaaggagaataaaaatgaacaagagcgagaaaaaaaggaaaatacgaCTAAAGAAAATCCTTCCATGAATTCTACTTCCCAAATCACTGTGAAAGGACTCAGTAATTTgggaaataaatgtttcttcaatGCAGTTATGCAGAATTTGTCACAAACACCAGTACTTAGAGAACtactaaaagaagtaaaaatgtctgGAACAATTGTGAAAATTGAACCACCTGATTTGGCACTAACAGAACCCTTAGAAATAAACCTTGAGCCTCCAGGGCCTCTTACTTTAGCCATGAGCCAGTTTCTTAACGAGATGCAAGAGACCAAAAAGGGAATCGTGACACCTAAAGAACTCTTTTCTCAGGTCTGTAAAAAGGCAGTGCGCTTTAAAGGCTATCAGCAGCAAGACAGCCAGGAGCTGCTTCGCTATTTATTGGATGGGATGAGAGCAGAAGAACATCAAAGAGTGAGTAAAGGAATTCTTAAAGCATTTGGTAATTCTGAAAAATTGGatgaagaactgaaaaataaagttaaagattatgaaaagaaaaaatcaatgccAAGCTTTGTAGATCGCATCTTTGGTGGTGAACTCACTAGTACAATCATGTGTGACGAGTGCAGAACTGTCTCCTTGGTTCATGAATCTTTCCTTGATTTGTCTCTCCCAGTTTTAGATGATCAGAGTGGTAAGAAAAGCATAAatgataaaaatctaaaaaagacaatggaagataaagataaagacagcgaggaagaaaaagataatgacaGTTACATAAAAGAGAGAAATGATATTCCTTCAGGAATAAGTAAACACTTacagaaaaaagcaaagaagCAAGCCAAAAAACAAGCCAAGAACCAACGAAGGCAACAAAAGATTCAAGGAAAAGTTCTTCATTTAAGTGATGTTTGTACCGTTGACCATCCTGAAGATAATGAATGTGATGGTGAAATGTCGCTTCAGGAAGAAATGGATAATACATCCAACCACATCTCACAAGAATATTGTGTTAATCAAAAAGATTTGAATGGCcaagaaaaaatggtagaaagTGTAACTGACAATCAGAAATTCACAGAGGAAGCAGATGTGAAAAATGTCAACATGGACAAAGATCTGGAGGTTTTGGCATCTTCCTCCACTGAATGTACTATGAATTTAAATGGTGTGAAGGAAGAGAGTGATGGAGAAGTAGACATTTCCAGTGGTTTTAAAAACCTTAGCTTGAGTGCTGCTCTTCAACCTGATGAAATAAATATAGAGATTCTGAATGACAGTCATACTCTTGGGACAAGGATCTATGAGGTTGTAAATGAAGATCCAGAAACTGCTTTCTGTACTCTTGCAAACAGGGAAGCTTTCAATACTGATGAGTGTTCAATCCAACACTGTTTATATCAGTTCACCCGTAATGAAAAACTTCAAGATGCAAATAAACTGCTTTGTGAAGTGTGTGCAAGGAGACAATATAATGGACCAAAGGCTAACGTGAAAGGTGAAAGGAAACATGTTTACACCAATGCCAGAAAGCAGATGTTAATTTCTCTTGTTCCTCCTGTTCTTACTCTTCATTTAAAGCGATTTCAGCAGGCTGGTTTTAACCTACGCAAAATTAACAAACACATAAAGTTTCCGGAAATCTTAGATTTGGCTCCTTTTTGTACCCTTAAATGTAAGAATGTCGCTGAAGAAAAGACAAGGGTGCTCTATTCCTTATATGGAGTTGTTGAACACAGTGGCACTATGAGGTCAGGGCATTATACTGCCTATGCCAAGGCAAGAACTGCAAATAGTCAGCTCTCTAATCTTGTTCTCCATGGTGATATTCCACAAGATTTTGAAATGGAATCAACCAAAGGGCAGTGGTTTCACATCAGCGATACACATGTGCAAGCTGTGCCTACATCTAAAGTTCTGAACTCACAAGCATACCTCCTATTTTATGAGAGAATACTGTAA